A window of Rosa rugosa chromosome 7, drRosRugo1.1, whole genome shotgun sequence genomic DNA:
CGTAAAACTATGTACATTTAACTATCATACTGCTGATGAGACTCATGTTAAGCAATCGTGCTGAAAACAGATGCTTTCATTTATGGCAGGCACACTCCAATTTGCTAAATATATTATCTGTACTTTGGGTCTGATTCATCCTTACTGCCCAGCCAAGCTGAACATCAAGTTCCCTTTCAGCAAAAGAAGCTCTCAGTCTGCCTCCAAACTGTTGAATGTGGCATATTCAGCTCTCAAGTTTACTACTTTTTGCTGTTCAAATTCTTGATGGATGTGGCTTATGCTCTTAATGAATTCTTATCTGAAGAGAGAAAACTGGGGTTTGAGGACGCATTGGAAAAGAGCAATGGAGTAATAATTTAACAAAGCTGTCATTGGACAGAGGCTTCAGGACTCAGAAGGTATACAAAAGGCTCGAGTTCATTGCTGCTGATTCTGTAGTCATGTGCAGCTTCCATTCTTGCAGCAAATTTTCCATTTGTACCAATAATACACATAGAAGTGCTAGTGTCTTCTTGACTTAAGCTTGGTATCAAACATGAAAAAAGAAGTCTCCTCTTACTCTCTCCCCTTGTGTATATGATCTTAATCTTCACGCTGTCCTCTGGCTGAAGACTCatctttttatctttttgttttttatagAGCCCCTACAAAATTAACACCCATGAGATCGGGGCCTCAGGGGACGGCCTGCTTAACGTATAGATAGGGTCGGCCCTATAATATGAGAATTGAAGAACTTAGGGCTAGGTGGTTTCGGTCATCACTGACAGTGTCTGAAGGCTAGAAAAGGTGCAATGGTTGGTGTTTCGACATTAAAATGTCTCCCATGAGTTGACACCTAAAAAATTCTCATCATACAAACATTTAAAATTATCAATTTGCTATGAAAATTCTCACCCATAAGGCTAGAACGGACTCGACGCTTGTATTGCTTTCCAAATTCCCACAATCCCAAGTCCTACCACAACACTGGTATAACAGTATAAATAGTGGGACTCGATGTTTGGATGGTGTTAATTTTTCATTACAAATAAATGGATTTTGAAAGTAGTCTATCAATTTAGTTCAAATAAAGCTCTTCAAAACCCGAACATGAAGTAGAAAACCCCTTAAGAATTCGAGAGTGTAACCAAACTCcaaagagtaaaaaaaaaaaaaaaaaaattgaagcgATTTTAAACTCACTTAATACCAGTAGGCCCTTGAGTCGCTTCTAATTAGGGATTTATGGGTTTAGGCAAATTAGTAACAAAATAATGTACCATTTCTATCATTTTGGAAGCCAATGTGAAGGGAAAATAGAGCAGGCTTAGCAACTGTAACCACTTCTAGGAAACCCACTATTGCCTTGGCATCATGGCAGGTAACTAAGACATAAAAGATGTAAGAGATTGATGCACTCCTTGGTCAAAACTGCTAAGAAACTACATTAAAAGAGATAAATGTTTCACAATAcattccttttccttcttctgTACTGTCCAAAAGTATTGGAAATCCCAAGAAAAACTAGAGAAGGCAACATACAAGCACCATGTAAAATGATAAACAATCTTGATCCCAAACTCCAAGTAACAAAAGCAACAAGAAGCTCAACGCAGCTCGCTCTTTACACCCCAAACTGCTTATGCAAATCAAAGCTTTTTGTCTCAACTAAGTCCTGCATGAGGAAAAACAGTAGAAAACATGCAAATAATATTAGCTTAGTGCAAATGGCATGATCTGCATGATGGTATAGAATAAGCAAAACAGATACCATTGCCTCAATTAAGTTTACAATATCGACACTTAAAGATTGAATAGAGCAAGATATCATGCAAAGTTAAGGACATAACTAAAGAATCCTAAGCAATTCCTCTGGGGACTGCATCCCCACttttcagaatttgaatcaaaaCACCCAATGATCAATGAGGGGAACGCATGGTAAGTACAACTTTGTGAGGAAAAAAGTACATGAAAGGTCTGAAAACTTGGTGAGAACAGCAGGACTTTGGAAGGATCACATAATAATTACTTGAAGATGAAAAGACCCACAACTACAGCATTCTGTAATTTTACGTTTGATGTCCTGATACACTTCAGAAAATCCACTAAGGGATATGAATATGACCACATTGTAGCAATATCCCATGTTTAAGATAGGGAAAACTGATGCCAGAATGGTTTAAGACACAAAACGTGTGAACAAAATGATGGTAAGACTGCAAACGAATGTGAACAATTCAACGTACAAGTAAGTAGCAGCAGGATCATCACGGCCGTGTATATTGTCAATTCGTGATAACAGGTCTAAAGACAGTACTTGGTCATACTTCTTTCGCTCAGCCTATTGACAGAACTTGGTGATACTTCTGTGCTGACAATATATTGTCAACCCATGAATACAGGTCTAAAAAGCTAGAACAGTCCTTGGTCAACCTTCTTTTGCTTCTATCTCGTAAACTAAAACACTGATTTTTGGCATCTTATAAGCTTTGTCATTAAAACTAGAATTCTCCATGAGCAAGCAAAGTCAAGGATGGTTACATCCTTCGTCCCACTTGCATATCTCTTCATTAAACTGCTAGTCCAATCATGACCTATTTTGGAGGTGTCAACCTGATCTAGATCAGTTACATCAAGCTTGAACCTCTGACTTTGACCGTATAACAAGTCACTAACCACAAGGCAAAGGAGGGCCGGTCAATTCCAATAAACCTTTAATCAAATAGAAAACCTAACGATTACTAATTCTAATTACAAACTAGATGCTTCCTTCCCTATGATCTTTCGGTTAATACTTGAATGGAACCTCTACTCCAAACTTTCGATGAAACATCAATGAAAAATGAGCTAAAATGGCAATAAACACTAGATTGTAATTGAAGTGGCACTAACACACTAGTAGCATCATCAAATTGCATTTAGGCATTTCTAAATAAAGCAAGAATTTTGAAACTCCAAAAGACTTCACAAATGCGAAACTCGACAGCAATACAAGAACATAGATATGGGATATACGGAAAAAGGGTGATCACACAAACCTTGTGGTAGTTGTAGAACCGGCATTGGCATTGATATTCCGATGAACAATCCGAGCCGGACCCGAATCCTCCACACCATCAATCAATTCCCTGAGCCCCAAATTCCCCaccttctctttctcctcctcctcctcctctttcacCTCTTCACCACGACCACCACCGCCACTACTTCCACCACGCGCCCTCCCAATCAATCTCTCAAAGTAGTTCCCGTATATATACTCCGGCGTGTACCCGTTTTCTTCATCAAACAGCATAATATGACCGTGCCACTCCCAGACCCGATAATCCGAACCCGTTTCCTCGTGAAACCCGACGCAAATGTGGTGCTCCCCGATCGTGACGGCCTGACCCGAATTGGGCTTGAGCGAATCGGTGTTGCCGGTGAGGATGACCCGGATGATCTCCCTCTCGAGCTTGGACTCCTCCTTGGCGAGCTGGGTCTTGttctcgtcgtcgtcgtcgtcggcgGAGAGGTTGGCGGCGTCGAAGAGGAGGTCTTCGAGGGTCTGGGAGAGGAAGGAGTTGTTGTTGGCGGTGGTTGGGGGTCGGATTTGGAGGCGACCCATGAGGGTTTGGAGCATCAGGTTGTCGAAGTTGGTGGTGCTGCTGAAGGAGCTCATGATCGGGAATTTGGGGTTTGGAATTTCAATCAGGGTTTTAGGCTTTTTAGCACATCGCCCACAGTAAAAGGGTTTTTGGGGGGTTTTGAGAGGAGAGAAGAGCTTGGTGGGTGAGAGGGTTTATGGATTTTATGCTTTAGGTTTTGATTCTTGAGTTTTTGATGATTAAGTAGTGACGTGGATGTTTATCATTTCTTGGATTGTGGGCTGCTTCTGATAAAGTTAAGGCCCATGCCTTTTATCAGAATTCAGAAGTGAGGGTTTGACACTCCAGGCTCGTTTTTGTAGAAGTGCTTTTGGTACATATCGCTTCTACTGAAAGCGGTTTCATGACCCAAGCAAGTGTTTGACACTTCAGGCTCGTTTTTTGTAGGAGTGCGTTTGCTACGTAGTGCTTTTACTAAAAGCGGTTTCATGACAAGCACATTATGGTTTTAAGGCGCTACAACGTTGAAGTAAAACTCATGCGGAAAGAGATTGAACAACTTTCAACAAGAGTGCTCTGAAAAACTGATACAAGTTGGTTTGGTAGAGCATATATACCCATATGTTATTATGCTTACTAGGCTTATTGCATGTAATTTGTTGCGCTAAAAGTTGCTTTGTTGAGTTTCGAGTGTATGGATTATCGCAATAACAGAAAAGTTTGGAATTATAGCAGAGCAAGACGTCGATTGATCCAAACAAGGTTGAGAGTAGGGCTGGGCATGGGACGGGACGGGACGAAATTCTGGTGATCCCGGTCCCGGACCCGGAAATAAAACTCGGGACGGGATGGGACGGGACTGGCACTTTTTGAGAATTGATCCCGACCATCCCGAACCCGAACGGGACCGGGACGGGATCGGGATATCccgaaagggaaaaaaaaaaaaatctcctgaAATTTCATCAATTTCCCTGTTTTGCATTTCTACATTTCCATTAAAGCAAGCTACAACTCAAAGAAGACCAAAGTATCAAAGCAAGTTGCAACTAAAGCTAATGCATTTCTACATTTCCATTAAAGCAAGCTGCAACTAAAcctaaacaagaagaaaaacatgATATAATAAGCAAACTGCAACTCAAAGAACTGAAAGAAGACCAAATGTCCAAATCTGCATAATTTAATAATCCATTACAGTTCACAATTTGACACTTCATTGAAAATATGCACACAACTAAATGAATTGAACAAAGTTCAAACATCTATCACATTACTAGCTGCCCCAAGCTTTCCCTTGCCTTTTGCTCTTGGATTTGGAGCTGGACATACATTGGTTTTGCTCTTGGATTTGGAGCAGTTTTCTTCCCCCTAGCCATCAGCTTCTTGAAGGTAGAAAAC
This region includes:
- the LOC133721085 gene encoding uncharacterized protein LOC133721085, which produces MSSFSSTTNFDNLMLQTLMGRLQIRPPTTANNNSFLSQTLEDLLFDAANLSADDDDDENKTQLAKEESKLEREIIRVILTGNTDSLKPNSGQAVTIGEHHICVGFHEETGSDYRVWEWHGHIMLFDEENGYTPEYIYGNYFERLIGRARGGSSGGGGRGEEVKEEEEEEKEKVGNLGLRELIDGVEDSGPARIVHRNINANAGSTTTTRT